The genomic DNA ACGAGCAGCACGGCTACCCCGACGGCATCCACAAACACCACCAGGGCGGACCCACCGGATTGTCCTGCCCACCTCAATCCCGCGGCAAACGATCGTCCAACTGGGGCAGAGTCCCGATCACGCCTTTCACTTTTATTCGCGGGACTTAAACGAACAGGTAGATTGGCAGCCGTCAGACCCGACTCCGGAAGGATTTGCCCGTTATTTGGTGGGTTGTATTCGATCGCTGGAAGAACTGGGAATCACTGTGCCGCCACTGAATGTGTTTGTCGATTCAGATGTGCCGATCGGTTCTGGATTGTCTAGTAGTGCGGCGTTGGAGGTGGCGATGCTGCGCGGACTGCGATCGCTTCTGGAACTCCGACTCGACGATGTGCAGATTGCCCAGTTGGGTCAGCAGGCGGAAATTCACTATGCCGGAGTGCAGTGCGGCATTATGGATCAGATGGCATCCAGCCTTGCCGATACAGTGCACATGCTGTTTCTGGACACCCGCACCCTCGATCGCCAGGTCCTTGACTTACCGCAGGACAGCGAAATTCTAGTGCTTGATAGCGGCATTCCCCGAACTCTGGCAGGTAGTGGCTATAATCAACGGCGATCGGAATGTGAGGAAGCTGCCGAACAGCTTGGCGTAAAGGCACTCCGCGACATCCAAGCTCCTGAAAAAGTGGAATCCCTGCCGGAACCCATCCGCCGCCGCGCCCGCCATGTGATTACAGAAAATAATCGCGTCCTGGAGGCAAAACGAGGAGTCTCCGCCCATCGTTTCGGTGAACTAATGAACGCCTCCCATGCCAGCCTTCGCGACGACTATGAGGTTTCCGTCCCCGGTCTGGATCAGCTCGTGGCAATCCTTCAGCAGACCCCCGGCGTATTTGGCGCAAGACTCACCGGAGCCGGATTTGGCGGAGCCTGCGTTGCTTTAGTGAAAGCGGGACAGGCAGAAGCGATCGCCCACCAAGCCCTCGCAAAATATCAGCAGCAGGGATTTCAGGGCAAACTTCTGGTTCCTGAACCGTGAAGAATCGGCATTGCCAGCAATCCCCAGCCGATGCCCGTAATCAGCCCAAACAGCGTCATCACCCCCTGATCTACCTGCCATCCGGCAAACATCTGCGCCCAGTATTCAAAGCCGTAAGCCATCATTAACCCACTGGCAAAAATTGCGCCGCCCCAGCCGTACTGATGCAGCCAGTAAAAGCCGCGTCCTTTGTTGACGGTGTAGAGCAACCGTGTCGCCAGCAAGCCCATAATCGTGCCATAGCAGCGCATACAGACCGCCATAATCCAGGGGGGCGACAGTTCCAGACCCAGATCCGGCTGCGGGCAAACGTGCCGACCCATGAAATAAATGATGTCCGCAATGATGGGCAAGCCCAGGACGTCCGATCCTGCCAGAAACGGAGCTACCAGTGGACCTACAACCATTCCTGTTAGCAGAAAGTCCGCTGTCCAGCTTGTCCATTTGCCGTTCCAAAACGATCGCCGTTTCCCCGAACGATTCTTTGAGACATTTCTAGTTGAGACGTTGCCTGAAACTCCTGCCATTCACCCGCTCCGCTGCACTGCTGTCCTCTATTTTAAGACTGTCCCCTATTTTAAAACTTGCCGCCGCTGCAAACGATCGCGCGGGGAAAATTTGCCCGGAATCCGCCAGATCTCTGCAAAAAGGGGCAATGCTTACCCGGAAAACCGTTCTAAACTCGAAGCAGAGAAATTTAATGTGTGAACTCCTCGTGTCCAGCGGTCAAGACGGTAAAGAGAAATTTAAAGAGAAATTCTTGTATGCACGCGGCTCCTATCGAGGCGAATTTACGCCGGAGCATCTGGCGTTCAATGCAAACCTGCAAGAATTTGCCCACCGGGTTGCGCTCATCTGCGGACTGGAGATAAACGGCAAACTCTCCCCTGAAGCCGCCTATCAGCAGATCCGAGATCTCTGGCACCAGCTCGATCGCTCAAAGCAAGCCCTGATTGATGCGGAAAGACCGCCTGCACCAGACCTGCCGCCTGAGTAGGGAAAATACCAGCTTTAGTGTCTCTGCAAGTGAAGTCTTCACCGGGAATTCACGCAGATTGGTCCCCTCATTAATCTTCCGTAAATCCGCCTAGACTGTACCCCCTGTAAGGCAATCCCCTTATAGAGTTAGGTTGAGTTACAAATCGACTGGGAGCAGCTCAGATTTATGCAAGGCTGCCCTGGCTCCGGAGCCCCCCGGAAATTCTCTGTGCGTTTTTCACGCCGTTCCTGGTGTCAAAAGCAGTACGCAGTAGTCGTGAATGCTGTGCGGTGCCGATCGCTCCCGATCCTGGGCTTGTCCGGATTGCGGCTGGGGTGCAAACCAAAGTTCCCCATTTCCTTGCTCATCCATTATTGGTGGGTAGGAAGCGCTCATATTGTTTTAGTACAACGTTTTTCACTCTCGTAAGGGACTGGGGGGGCGGGGCTTTGCTCCTACACAGTGGCTGTGCCCGTGTACCCCATTTCTTATGCTCTATTAGCCTGAAAAAGGCTGTAAGTTGTTTCGGCAAAAAGACATAGATAGACAGATATGGCTACGGAAACGATTACGCTGACTAATGCTGCTCAAAATCAGACAGGCTTTGCTACCTTTCAATCCAGAGATCCGGTCGGTACGGCGCAGGGAATTTCGGTTTCTTTTAACTTTTATTCCTACGGCGGCACCGGCGGCGACGGCATTGGCTTTTTCATCATCGACGGCAACCAATCTTCAATTGTGCGGGGCGGCATTGGCGGTTCCTTGGGATATGCACCCTACCTTGGCGACTCTGCTGGCTTGCAGGGGGGCTACCTAGGCATTGGCTTCGACTCGTTTGGCAACTATTCCAACCCGATCGAAGGACGAATCGGCGGGAGAGGTCCCACTCCAGATTCGATCGCTGTACGGGGGAGTCAGGCAAATCAATACCAATACCTCACAGGCACCGGAACACTGCCGCAGGGTCTCAATGTCCCCACAGCCGATCCCAATGCGGCACGACGCCGGGCACAGGTCGATTTAACTTCAACCGGCTTTCTCACCGTTAGCGTTGACTTCAACAACGACGGCGATTTTAGCGATCCAGGAGAAGTTGCTATCAACGAGGCGATCGATACTCGCCCTGTGGCTCAGGGAGGCAATGGAGCACTGCCTACTTCTGTTCGCTTTGGTTTCGCGGCGTCAACGGGAACAGCAACCGATATTCATCAAGTTGATGGTTTCCAGGTTAGAACGCTTGCCACCGGACAGCTCATCGGCGGCACCTTTTCCACCGATCTGGTGCTAACGGGCGGTGGTGGCAATGATATCTCTACGGGCGGCACCGGCAACGATACGATCACGGGCGGCGGCGGCAACGATAATCTGGCAGGCGGTAGTGGCAGCGATACGATTACGGGCGGCAGCGGCAATGACAATATCCGAGGCGACGACGGTAACGATATCCTCACAGGTGGGGGCGGTAGGGATACATTGACGGGCGGTACGGGTGGCGATCGGTTTGTGTTTGCCGGATCAACGAAGGCAAATGCCCTGCGCTCCTCAACGGTACGATCGCTGAATCGTATCAGTGACTTCAACCAGGCAGAAGGCGATCGGTTTGTGCTGGACTTCGACAACAACCTGGGCACGACCAGTCTGCCGCGAGGGTTGTTTAATGCGGGACAGCTCAGAGGTAATCTCAATCGGGCGATCGGTCTGGCATACGCAGACAAGAACCGTCAGCAGCGAGGTAGACAAGCCCTGAGAGCCAATGAAGCAGTCCTGTTCCGGTTGGGTAATCGCACCTTCCTATCAGTTAACGATGGAAATGCCGCCTTCTCGCCCAGAAACGATTTGGTGGCAGACATTACGGGAATTAGTCTCAAGTCCGGCGATGCACGGAAGGGTAGCCTGGCCGTCAGGGACTACTTTGCTTAGTTAACCTGACTGATATTAGGGGACTAATTTCCCGCCATTAATCTGACGCGGATACAGCAGCCAGCTTCTTTGCCAGGGTTGGGTCAGGGTTCGTACCAGGGGCGATCGCTCACTAATTTCCTGTAGCCCGGAATTGGTGAGTAGATTAATCCCTTTCTGGTAAATCGTGTAGCCCTTACTCACGGTTTTGCAGATGCCTGCGTAGTAGTCGGGCACAAAGCCCAGATGGTCGAGTTTTTCTCGGACTTCCTGTAGCAAGGTTTGCTGTTCCGCTTCACTCAGGTCGGAGATGTCGCGGGCTTTCAGCAAATCGCGATCGACAAAGCGACGGCACAGATCAGCCAAAAGCGGATCATCGGCGGACTGCCACTGCTGCAAATGGTAGTAAAACACGCCATCATCGGCGGCGAGATACTGTTGAAGCGTAATCTGGTTGCAGTCCTGAGTCAGCCATGCAGCCATGTTGGGATCTGCCCACAGTTTAAGGTCAGATAATTTGCCCTGCTCCAGTAGTTCCTTTGCCCGTCGGAAGGCTCCCGCTAAAATCCAGGTTGCCGCCAGATTCTTGGAATGGTTGTACACCTGGGCGTACATAAAATAGCGCACCAGCAAATAATGCTCGATCGCCGCCATGCCTTTTTGCGCCACGACCATCTGCTGAGTCACAGGTTCAAACCGCAGTGCCAGCAGAATTCGATCGAGGTCTAAACTGCCGTAGGATGCCCCGCTAAAGTAGCTGTCCCGCATCAGGTAGTCGATGCGGTCGCAGTCGAGCTGACTCGTTACCAACTGCCAGACAAAGGGCACGGGATGTTGTTTGCGGTGAACCTGCTGAATCTGGGGCAGCAAATCGGGGTCATGGCGATCGAGGCATTCGCGAATTGGCTCGGACTCGGTGAGAATCCGCTTTGTCCAGTGTTCGTGATCGCAGCCAAAAATTTCCTCGCAGGTATGGCTGAAAGGACCATGTCCAATGTCGTGCAATAGCGCCGCACAGAGAGCTACTGCCCGGTAAGACCGAAGCTGCGGATAGTCCTTTGCCACCCGATCGAAGGCGCGACGGGCAATCTCCAGCACGCCGAGGGAATGGGTAAAGCGCGAGGTTTCCGCCCCGTGGAAGGTAAGACTTGCCGGACCCAGTTGCCGAATGCGCCGGAGTCGCTGAAAGGCAGGCGTATCGATCAACCGAATCAGCAGAGCCTCAACCGGATCGCGTCCATCCAGCACGATCGCCCCGTGCAGCGGATCATGGTAGACCCGTTCGCGGTTACGCGGCTCCTGCCAGGACTGCATGATGGGTTAACAGATCAACGGCAGCTTGGTACTGGCGATCGGCATTGGTGGCAATCTGATCGCGTTCGATCGGGTCGAGGGGCACAACGACATCTGGAGCAATTCCCTGCTTGTTGATGTCGCGATGGTTGGGCGTTTCGTATTTGGCGATCGTCACCGCTAAGCCGGAGCCATCGGAGAGGCTAAAGAGCGACTGAATCAGTCCTTTGCCGAAGGTGCGTTCTCCCACAAGCTGGGCGCGTCCGTTGTCCTGCAAAGCACCCGCCAGAATTTCGCTCGCGCTTGCCGTTCCCTGATTTACCAGCACCACCAGCGGATCACTCGTTAGGGCAGTCCCTTCGTCTGTGAAGCTGTCCTGAATGCCGTTGCGGTTGACGGTATAGACGACTGTACCGCCATCTAGCCAGAGTTTTGCAATGTCAATTCCTGCCTGGAGCAGCCCACCCGGATTGCTGCGGAGATCGAGAATGTAGGCGTTTGCGCCCTGCTTTTCTAGATTTTGAATGGCGTGGGCAAGTTCGCTGCTGGCGTTGGCGTTAAACTGGCTCAGCCGAATATAGCCAATTTGGGTTTTCTCCTTGTTTTCGTTTGGTTCGGACTTCAGTTCGGCATAGACCGGATTGAGGGTAATCCGATCGCGAACCAGCAGCACGTCTTTTGCCTGGGCTTCTTCCTGCCCGTCCTGGGCAATCGTGAGCGTCACCTGACTGCCAATCGGACCGCGCATTCTTTCTGCGGCTTCATCCAGGCTCAGCTTCACCGTCGGATAGCCGTTAATTTTGAGGATGCGATCGCGGGGCTTAATCCCTGCCTGGGCTGCGGGAGATCCTTCGATCGGGGCAATGACTCTTAGCTCACCCGTGGGATTTTCCTGGGCGATCTGGAGTCCGACCCCGGTAAGTTCGCCGGAGGTGTTGGTTTGCAGGCTGCGATACTGGTCTGGCTTTAGTAGACGGGTAAAGGGATCGTCCAGCAGTGCCAGCATTTTTTGAATTGCAGTGTAGGTCTGCTCTCGGCTCTGGAGGGGCTGTTGCAGGACTTTCTGCCGCACCTGCCACCAGTTCTGGCTGTTAAAGGAATCATCCACATAGGCGCGATCGACCAGCCGCCAAACCTCGCTGACTAACCGCTGCTCCTCCGTAAAGGCATAGGCTGAGGGAATCTGGCTCAGCAGCACCGCCACCGTGACGAAGGCAAATCCGAACGTTAATCCAATCGCTAATCCGATACGGGCAATCTGTTTTCTCATGGGACAGATTTTAAACTGCGATCGCGGCGATCGACCAGGAAAGCACCAGAATGGCAGCGGCAGAAGTTGCCCCAAAATGCCAAAACTGAGAGGGAAAGTAAAATTTTGTGAAGCAGTCTAACTGAAAGTTGCTCGACCGATTTCACGAAATGGATGCTCCTGGAAGCCTCTCTGCCGGGAAAGATTCATGTCTGACACTGAATTTTATCCTAGCAGAACTACCCTGAAACCCGGATCTATCAATGATTTCACCATGCAATGTGTTTTACAGCTATGTTACATTTATTGACGGTGGATAATATTCTTCGGAACTCTGGTTTCATGTTTACAAAGCAGGTAACGGACTCAAAAGTCTATCAGTGGTTTCAGGAGCGTCTTGAGATCCAAGCCCTTGCAGACGATATCAGCAGCAAATATGTCCCGCCCCACGTCAATATCTTCTATTGCCTGGGTGGCATTACGCTGGTCTGCTTCCTGATTCAGTTTGCGACTGGTTTCGCAATGACCTTCTACTACAAGCCGACCGTGGCAGAAGCGTTTACTTCGGTTCAGTACCTCATGACCGATGTGAACTTTGGTTGGCTGATTCGTTCGATCCATCGCTGGTCTGCCAGCATGATGGTGCTGATGATGATCCTGCACGTCTTCCGCGTGTATCTGACGGGTGGCTTCAAAAAGCCCCGCGAGCTGACCTGGGTGACGGGCGTTGTGCTGGCAGTGATCACGGTGTCCTTTGGTGTGACGGGCTACTCGCTTCCCTGGGATCAGGTGGGCTACTGGGCGGTCAAGATCGTGTCCGGTATTCCTGAGGCAATTCCGGTAGTCGGTACAACGATGGTGGAACTGCTGCGCGGTGGTTCGAGTGTGGGTCAAGCAACCCTGACTCGCTTTTACAGCCTGCATACCTTCGTTCTGCCTTGGGCGATCGCGGTGTTCATGCTGCTGCACTTCCTGATGATCCGCAAGCAGGGAATCTCCGGTCCTTTGTAATTCTGAATTTCTCGTTCTGATCTGAGTTCAGCATTGCTTTTAATCTCACGTCTGATTCGAGCTTGACTTCATAACAGGTATCAACTTTGGCTGACAGCTTTAGAAAATCCTGTTATTCTTTGACCAAAACGTTTCTGAAAGATCCTCTAAAGATCCTCTAAGGAGAGCATTCAGCATGGCAACTCTGAAGAAACCGGATCTCGCCGATCCCGTACTTCGCGAGAAACTGAAAAAGGGCATGGGTCACAACTACTACGGTGAACCCGCTTGGCCCAACGACTTGCTTTACGTCTTCCCCGTCGTGATTTTGGGGACGATCGCTTGCTGCACCGCACTGGCAGTCCTCGATCCGGCAATGGTGGGCGAACCCGCTAACCCCTTCGCAACGCCGCTGGAAATTTTGCCGGAATGGTATCTGTACCCCGCGTTCCAGATTCTGCGAATTCTGCCGAACAAGCTGCTGGGTATCGCTCTGCAAACGGCAATTCCCCTCGGTCTGATGCTGGTTCCGTTCATCGAGAGCGTCAACAAGTTCCAGAATCCCTTCCGTCGTCCCGTGGCAACCACCGTATTCCTCTTCGGTACGCTGGTGACGCTGTGGCTGGGAATTGGTGCAACCTTCCCGATCGACAAGTCCCTGACGCTGGGTTTGTTCTAAATCTTTCTTTACAGCTAAATCATCTGAACGCCTGTGTTCCGGTCTGAGCGGTAATCGTCTTAGCAGGAGCGCAGGTGTTTTGTATAGGGGAATTGGGGAGTGGGGAGTAGGGAATAGGGAATGGGGCTTGCTCACGCGGATCTTCCTGCACCCTCATCCGTGAATTTTGCAGCGAATCTGTCAATACTAAAGGCGAAATTGAACCCGATTCGATCGCCTCTATGCGTTCTTCTTCCAAATCACAAGCTCTCAACACTGCTGCGCGTCCGACGGCTACCTATCTGTTTGTGTTTCTGGAGGTGTTTTCACAGGAGGGGGGCATTCAGTCCTATGTGCAGGACATTCTAAAAAGCTATGCGGCTCAGGGAGAATTTCCCTTGGCTCAGGTGTTGCTGCTGCGCGACCGTTCTGCTGATCTTCCCACAGACCTGCCAAATCTTTCGTTTAAGAGCTTCTGTGACAAATCGCCTCAGCGGGGAAGGCTACGCTTGACGATCGCCCTACTCCGCACTTTAATTCAGCAGCGACCGCAGCGGGTGTTTTGTGGACATATTAAGCTTGCGCCGCTGGTGCGGATGGTCTGTCAGCCATTGGGCATTCCCTATACGGTGCTGACCTACGGTAAGGAAGTCTGGGAACCGCTGGCGCATCCCGAAAAAACTGCCCTTCAGCAAGCCGATCGCCTCTGGACGATTAGCCGCTATAGCCGCGATCGAGTCTGTGCTGCGAATGGAATTGATCCGGCAAAAGTGGACATCCTGCCCTGTGCGGTGGATGGCGATCGGTTTACGCCCGGTCCGGCTTTGCCCGAATTAATCGATCGCTATCAGCTTCAAGGTTCGACAGTCATCATGACGGTGGCGCGGCTCTGGTCAGGCGATATTTACAAAGGGGTGGATGTAACGCTGCGGGCACTGCCGACGATCGCGCAGGCAATCCCGAACGTGAAGTATTTGGTGATTGGACGAGGAGACGATCAGCCGCGACTGGAAAAGCTGGCAGTCGATTTAGGGATGCGCGATCGGGTGGTGTTTGCCGGATTTGTGCCCACGGCGGATCTGGTGGCGCATTATCGTTTAGCCGATGCCTACGTAATGCCGTCCCAGGAAGGGTTTGGCATTGTGTATCTGGAAGCGATGGCTTGCGGCGTATCCGTCATTTCTGGCGATGCGGACGGTTCCGCTGATCCACTCCAGGATGGCAGACTGGGCTGGCGAGTCCCCCACCGTGACCCCGATGCAGTTGCCGCTGCCTGCATTGAACTCCTGCAACCGAAAGCGCAACTTCCCCACTCCCGACTCCCCACTCCCCACAATGCTGCCTGTATTGAACTCCTGCAACCGAAAGACCCCGTACAGAAAGACGATCGCTGCAATGGGGCATGGCTCCGTCAGCAAACCCTGGCGCAATTTGGTCGTCCTGCCCTGGCTCAGCGGCTCAGCGGTCTGATATCCGGACTGTAACTTGTCGGTTAATAACACTTCCAATCCAGGGAGGATGCTTTATCTTGAAAGAAGTTACCCCACCTGAGAGATGATTTCGTCTGCCCTCGCTGGCATGATGGCAAGACTGGGTTTGGGGAAGGTCAGGAGGACAACGTGAATCAAAACGGCATGAGAAGCCTGCAATTTAACTTTTCAGGATTTAGCTTTTGGCTAACCCTCCTGGCATTGATCTGGCTGTTGGGATCGATCGGCTTAGGTTGGCTGGTCAAGTCTTTCATTATTCTAATTGGCTTGATTCTGGTGATGCCGCTATTGGCGTTTATTGGCTTCCGCTGGTGGCTTAAGCGTAATCTTGTCGTCGATCGCTGTCCCGTCTGCGACTATGAATCTGCGGCAATTAATGGCACTCAGCTCCGCTGTCCAAGCTGTAGCGAACCGCTTCAAGTTGAAAAGCGGCATTTTCATCGGCTGACCCCGCCCGGCACGGTAGATATTACGGCGATCGAAGTTCCGGTGAAGCAGATTGAGGAGTAGCCTCTGTAGCGTCCGTAGTGTTTAAGGGCTAACCTGGGATTTTAGTCCGCTGGACGACTGAGCCGCATTTTCGATCGCAGGAACAAACACGTTTAACGCCTGCGGAACAACGCGAAACTCAGCGGGTGTGTGGGCTGTAATTTCTCCGTCAGTGTTAATGGGCAGGCGTCTGCGAGTTTGGATTCTGACTTCGCGGCAGGAAAAGCCATCCACAAACGACCAGCTTGTATGATCGCCCGATCGCATTCCCGGCAGAATGGCAAATAGCTGCCACCAGTGCTTCAAGTTCAAACTGTAGACATCGAGCTGCTGATCGTCGATCGCTGCATCGCTAGCTACGGTCATGCCGCCGCCGTAGTATCGCCCATTGCCCACCGCAATCTGAATCGTTTTCACCCGTCGATGTTCGCCGTTGTCTAGTATCAAATCTGCGCGGAAGGGACGGGAGTGACGGAGGGCTTGCAGAGCGGCGATCGGGTAGGCGAAAATGCCCCACTTTTGTTTGGTGTCCTTGCTGAGTTTGCGAGTAATTTGGACACTTAAGCCAATACTGGCAACGTTAAAGAAATATTTGCCGTTGACACAGCCCAGATCGATCGGGGTTGTTCTTCGGTGGGTAATCACCTGGCAGGCTTCCGCCAAATCGTTGGGAATGCCGAGCGTTCGCGCCAGATCGTTTGCCGTTCCTAAAGGCAAAATGCCAAGGGGAAGTTGGGTTTCCACCAGACCGGGAATTGCTGCATTGAGTGTCCCATCACCGCCGCCTACAATTACACAGTCCACCTCGTCACGGTGCTGCCGAATCAAATCTGCGATCATATCGGGACTTTTGGGCGTCGCCTCAATCCACTCCAGCCCGCTTTTCCGCAGTTGATCGATCGCCTCCTCCAGCTTGTCCTGTCCCTTGCGCGACTGACGGTTGACCAGCAGCAGTGCTTTCATCTTGTCTACCTCCCGATCGACGATAGACTCCTACTATGGGGCAAAAGGTGGGTGTCAGAAATCCTTCAACTGAGAGATTAAGACTAAAAACTATGAGGTCAAAATTTATGAGGTCAAAACTGCGGAATTAAAACTGCGGATTAAGCTTTTTCCTCCGACCGCCATTCAGCCTCCGGTAATCTCCAGTAAACGCTCTGTTCCCGCTGCATCATTTGATAGCCAATCCACTCGCGGCGAATGGTGGCGGCATCGGGGTGAAAGCGCTGAATCCGATCGCTCAGCTCTTTCTCGGAATAGTAGGTCTCTGGCTCAAACTGATTGACCAGCCACTTGAGAATGACCCGGCGTTTGCGCCGACTTGCCGGAATTTCGCGCAGTTTGACCTGATGGGGGTAGCGCTGCCAGTCTCCCTCCAGATAGCTCCTCAGCACCTTTTCCTCCCAGGCATCGGGGGCGATCGGGTTTTCCTGGGCGACGACCTGCTCCACGCTCAGCAGCGATTTATTCAGATCGAGCAGCGCATCCTGATTGAGGCGGTAAAAGTGGGTGTTGCCAGCCGATCGCATCTGCACAAGCTTGAGTTCTTTGAGTTTGGCGAGGTGGTGGGAGACGGTCGGCTCTTTGAGCTGGAGCAGGGCAGCCAGTTCCTCCACGCTACATTCCCGCTGTGCCAGAAGACCAACGAGCTTAAGACGGCTCTCGTTTGCCATCACCTTAAAGAATTGCAGCAGGGTTTGGAAGTTCGCGTCTGTCATGGGTGTCCACCCGATTTGGCAGTATATCTAATTCTATCGTTTTCTAATTAGATACGTGTCGAATTAGCTAAAGCATGGCAAAATCAGACTTCGGTTTATCAAATGACAGGCTGATTGTTACTTTGTGATTAGGTTTATGTCGGCAGCATGGCTTGCGCTACTTCAGCAGCATCGATCGATCGCGGTCATTCGTGCCCCGGAAATTTCGCTGGGAGTCGAGATGGCAACGGCAACGGCAGCGGGCGGAATCCGCTTGATTGAAATTACCTGGAATAGCGATCGTCCGGCAGCTCTGATACAGCGTTTGCAAAAGCATTTGCCAGATTGTGTAATCGGGGTTGGCACTCTGCGATCGGTCAGGGATGTGGAAGAGGCGATCGCAGCAGGGGCACAGTTTTTGTTTTCCCCCTACACGGACTTTGCCATGATTGAGGCAGCCGCACGGCAGGACATCCCGATTGTAACTGGGGCACTGACTCCCACAGAAATTATGCGGGCATGGCAGGCAGGGGCAGCGTGCGTTAAGGTTTTCCCCATTCAGGCGATGGGCGGCGCGACCTATATTCGCAGCTTGCAGGAGCCTCTAGGCGAGATTCCCCTGATTCCCACGGGCGGCGTCACGATCGCGAATGCGGCAGAATTCATTCAGGCAGGGGCGATCGCAGTGGGACTTTCAGGACAACTTTTTCCGAAACAGGCGATCGAGTTCTGAGGGGATTCAGCAGCGGCAGGAAGAGTTTGGGGTGAAGCGATCGCCAGAAATACTGCACAAATTCTTCGATCTCAGCATCGCTCATGCCCGGCTTTCCGGTGGCTTTCATCATTTGTTCTGCCTCTTTGCGCCACTGCATCGTTAGGCGATAGTCGATCGGGTGCAGGACAATCAGGCGATCGAGTTCGTTCCACAGCGGCAGGTAGTCGCACAGGCGATCGTTTACGTCACGGGCAAAGGCGCGATGCGAAGCAGTTTCCCCTTTAGGGTCGTCGGACTCACTTAGCACTGGGGTTCTGTCGAATAGAGCCGGATCGATCGGACGGATACCGACAAACCAGCCCTCAAACAGCACCACATCTGCGGCGGTGATCATCTGAGGTTCAATGCGATCGCCTGCGCCCTGATGCAGGGATTTGTCAAAGCGGGGAAGGGCAACGGGGGACTGGGAACTAGCCTGCCGGAGCTGCTGTAAAACCGATAGCCCCAGATCAACATCGTGGGTTCCGGGGGGACCGCGCCAGCGAAAACGGGGATCGAACTGCTGCAATAGAAGCCGATCGGCGTAGGTTTTGTAGAGGTCATCGATCGAGAGACGGCAGACCTGCAAGCCCATCTCTGAGAGAATTTCTGACAGAATTGCCGCGAGGGTGGTTTTGCCGCTGCCCTGTCCGCCCAGAATGCCCACAACCAGCGTATTCTGCACTTTGATGTTTTGCGATCGCCAGTCGGCAATTTGTTGGGCAAGGGGCATCCAGAAATTTCGGCATAAGTCGATCGAGCAGGTTTGCCAGCCCTGTTGCTGAAAGAAGGTTTGCAGCCGCAGGAAAGCCTGTTGCAGGAAAGCTTCATTTTGAGCAATTGACTGGTTCATTAGCTGCCCAGCTTGAATGCTTCCACAAACAGCCCGTAGATGAGTCCCAGTTTTAAGCCATTCAGGGCATCAAGTAGGAGCGCTCGTGCAGGGGGTTGCTCCTGTGCTACAGGACGAGAACGATTGGGACGATAGACCAGCCAGCTAATAAACTCTGTGAGCAGAACCAGCAAAAACGCTTCGATGACGTCTAGTTCTGCCCTTTGTCCGGCAACGGTCGAGATTGTGGTGGCTAGAAAGTTCCCGGCGAGAAC from Leptolyngbya ohadii IS1 includes the following:
- the petB gene encoding cytochrome b6, whose amino-acid sequence is MFTKQVTDSKVYQWFQERLEIQALADDISSKYVPPHVNIFYCLGGITLVCFLIQFATGFAMTFYYKPTVAEAFTSVQYLMTDVNFGWLIRSIHRWSASMMVLMMILHVFRVYLTGGFKKPRELTWVTGVVLAVITVSFGVTGYSLPWDQVGYWAVKIVSGIPEAIPVVGTTMVELLRGGSSVGQATLTRFYSLHTFVLPWAIAVFMLLHFLMIRKQGISGPL
- a CDS encoding DUF7219 family protein; the encoded protein is MCELLVSSGQDGKEKFKEKFLYARGSYRGEFTPEHLAFNANLQEFAHRVALICGLEINGKLSPEAAYQQIRDLWHQLDRSKQALIDAERPPAPDLPPE
- a CDS encoding bluetail domain-containing putative surface protein produces the protein MATETITLTNAAQNQTGFATFQSRDPVGTAQGISVSFNFYSYGGTGGDGIGFFIIDGNQSSIVRGGIGGSLGYAPYLGDSAGLQGGYLGIGFDSFGNYSNPIEGRIGGRGPTPDSIAVRGSQANQYQYLTGTGTLPQGLNVPTADPNAARRRAQVDLTSTGFLTVSVDFNNDGDFSDPGEVAINEAIDTRPVAQGGNGALPTSVRFGFAASTGTATDIHQVDGFQVRTLATGQLIGGTFSTDLVLTGGGGNDISTGGTGNDTITGGGGNDNLAGGSGSDTITGGSGNDNIRGDDGNDILTGGGGRDTLTGGTGGDRFVFAGSTKANALRSSTVRSLNRISDFNQAEGDRFVLDFDNNLGTTSLPRGLFNAGQLRGNLNRAIGLAYADKNRQQRGRQALRANEAVLFRLGNRTFLSVNDGNAAFSPRNDLVADITGISLKSGDARKGSLAVRDYFA
- the galK gene encoding galactokinase; amino-acid sequence: MGQSPDHAFHFYSRDLNEQVDWQPSDPTPEGFARYLVGCIRSLEELGITVPPLNVFVDSDVPIGSGLSSSAALEVAMLRGLRSLLELRLDDVQIAQLGQQAEIHYAGVQCGIMDQMASSLADTVHMLFLDTRTLDRQVLDLPQDSEILVLDSGIPRTLAGSGYNQRRSECEEAAEQLGVKALRDIQAPEKVESLPEPIRRRARHVITENNRVLEAKRGVSAHRFGELMNASHASLRDDYEVSVPGLDQLVAILQQTPGVFGARLTGAGFGGACVALVKAGQAEAIAHQALAKYQQQGFQGKLLVPEP
- a CDS encoding DUF2085 domain-containing protein, encoding MAGVSGNVSTRNVSKNRSGKRRSFWNGKWTSWTADFLLTGMVVGPLVAPFLAGSDVLGLPIIADIIYFMGRHVCPQPDLGLELSPPWIMAVCMRCYGTIMGLLATRLLYTVNKGRGFYWLHQYGWGGAIFASGLMMAYGFEYWAQMFAGWQVDQGVMTLFGLITGIGWGLLAMPILHGSGTRSLP
- a CDS encoding HD domain-containing protein, whose protein sequence is MQSWQEPRNRERVYHDPLHGAIVLDGRDPVEALLIRLIDTPAFQRLRRIRQLGPASLTFHGAETSRFTHSLGVLEIARRAFDRVAKDYPQLRSYRAVALCAALLHDIGHGPFSHTCEEIFGCDHEHWTKRILTESEPIRECLDRHDPDLLPQIQQVHRKQHPVPFVWQLVTSQLDCDRIDYLMRDSYFSGASYGSLDLDRILLALRFEPVTQQMVVAQKGMAAIEHYLLVRYFMYAQVYNHSKNLAATWILAGAFRRAKELLEQGKLSDLKLWADPNMAAWLTQDCNQITLQQYLAADDGVFYYHLQQWQSADDPLLADLCRRFVDRDLLKARDISDLSEAEQQTLLQEVREKLDHLGFVPDYYAGICKTVSKGYTIYQKGINLLTNSGLQEISERSPLVRTLTQPWQRSWLLYPRQINGGKLVP
- the ctpA gene encoding carboxyl-terminal processing protease CtpA — its product is MRKQIARIGLAIGLTFGFAFVTVAVLLSQIPSAYAFTEEQRLVSEVWRLVDRAYVDDSFNSQNWWQVRQKVLQQPLQSREQTYTAIQKMLALLDDPFTRLLKPDQYRSLQTNTSGELTGVGLQIAQENPTGELRVIAPIEGSPAAQAGIKPRDRILKINGYPTVKLSLDEAAERMRGPIGSQVTLTIAQDGQEEAQAKDVLLVRDRITLNPVYAELKSEPNENKEKTQIGYIRLSQFNANASSELAHAIQNLEKQGANAYILDLRSNPGGLLQAGIDIAKLWLDGGTVVYTVNRNGIQDSFTDEGTALTSDPLVVLVNQGTASASEILAGALQDNGRAQLVGERTFGKGLIQSLFSLSDGSGLAVTIAKYETPNHRDINKQGIAPDVVVPLDPIERDQIATNADRQYQAAVDLLTHHAVLAGAA